A genomic stretch from Sinorhizobium terangae includes:
- a CDS encoding flagellar hook-length control protein FliK yields the protein MIPAGNRAPSDSLSVREHAMKRLQRLGLAGRERASLGSHRAAGGEKDTDALAQKIAALTHGQVVAEGAALAEPQAGAGEKDASGSAESPKGSVDDLLTMLGTAAAVTAALQQPEGKPDRVSGERDVAGNTVRIKGEGVTDIGPDEGLHGEKDVSEPDHLFRFARADGKGQAVTMNISKDGEKTVVDNGKPATISKVENVTVLEARRYLGLAMNTNTASVAGAIAGDSGWAQLMQSSAALAQSDPSGQVGKTLNTLKIQMHPIELGTVTATLRLKDDELQVDLKVESGEAFRQLRDDQGEMVKALRAQGFAVDQVNIVFNAGGDAASGGSAQQQAQTAPGQQGREHAGEGGGQGRQRQDGAQAPMAERWTGNDGLDDAPVDAERNRAGYVYM from the coding sequence ATGATTCCGGCAGGCAACCGAGCGCCATCCGACTCCCTCTCCGTTCGCGAGCACGCCATGAAAAGGCTCCAGCGCCTGGGCCTCGCGGGGAGGGAACGCGCGTCATTGGGCAGTCATCGGGCCGCTGGGGGCGAGAAGGACACCGATGCGCTCGCGCAAAAAATTGCTGCCCTTACACATGGGCAGGTGGTGGCGGAAGGCGCGGCCTTGGCCGAGCCGCAGGCAGGCGCCGGTGAGAAGGATGCTTCCGGTTCGGCCGAGTCCCCGAAAGGAAGCGTTGACGACTTGCTGACGATGCTCGGTACGGCCGCCGCGGTAACCGCCGCTCTGCAGCAGCCGGAAGGCAAGCCGGACCGCGTATCCGGCGAGCGCGACGTTGCGGGCAATACGGTCCGAATTAAAGGCGAAGGCGTGACCGACATTGGTCCGGATGAGGGCCTGCATGGCGAGAAGGACGTGTCCGAACCCGACCACTTGTTCCGGTTTGCACGTGCCGATGGCAAGGGTCAGGCAGTGACGATGAACATTTCGAAGGACGGAGAGAAGACGGTCGTCGATAACGGCAAGCCGGCCACCATATCCAAAGTGGAAAACGTCACTGTCCTGGAGGCGCGCCGTTATCTCGGCTTGGCCATGAACACCAACACCGCGTCGGTGGCCGGTGCGATTGCGGGCGATAGCGGATGGGCGCAGTTGATGCAATCGAGCGCAGCCTTGGCGCAATCCGACCCCTCAGGCCAAGTCGGCAAGACGCTCAACACCCTCAAGATCCAGATGCATCCGATCGAGCTCGGCACCGTGACGGCGACCTTGCGGTTGAAGGACGACGAACTGCAGGTCGATCTGAAGGTCGAGTCCGGCGAGGCGTTCCGCCAGTTGCGTGACGATCAGGGTGAGATGGTGAAAGCCTTGCGCGCGCAGGGCTTCGCGGTCGACCAGGTCAATATCGTGTTCAATGCCGGCGGTGATGCTGCTTCCGGCGGCAGTGCGCAGCAGCAGGCGCAAACCGCCCCCGGTCAGCAGGGGCGCGAGCACGCCGGCGAGGGGGGCGGGCAGGGACGCCAGAGACAGGACGGTGCGCAAGCACCCATGGCGGAAAGGTGGACGGGCAATGACGGACTGGATGATGCGCCGGTTGACGCTGAGCGCAATCGTGCTGGCTACGTCTACATGTAG
- a CDS encoding flagellin produces MTSIMTNSSAMAAIATLRSINSSMETTQDRISSGYRVGSASDNAAYWSIATTMRSDNKALSTVQDALGLGAAKTDVAYTAMKSSIDVVDEIKAKLVAASEPGVDKGKIQKEIKELQNQLVSIAKSASFSGENWVYNDNNNAAGTKSIVGSFNRDASGNVSLTTLQFDTTKSSLIEVDSAGAYVTNGSGLLSSDLEYTDTDGTTTVTLSYNLLEMDISSMTTGDLAEAISGVDAALQTMTDAASDLGALNSRVDMQKDFVADLMDSIEKGVGKLVDADMNEESTRLKALQTQQQLGIQSLSIANSNSQNILSLFR; encoded by the coding sequence ATGACCAGCATCATGACGAACTCTTCGGCAATGGCCGCAATTGCGACCCTGCGCTCGATCAATTCCTCGATGGAAACGACCCAGGACCGCATTTCCTCCGGCTATCGCGTTGGTTCGGCCTCTGACAACGCCGCCTATTGGTCGATCGCGACCACGATGCGTTCGGACAACAAGGCGCTTTCGACCGTTCAGGACGCACTCGGCCTCGGCGCCGCCAAGACGGACGTTGCCTACACCGCGATGAAGTCCTCGATCGACGTCGTCGACGAAATCAAGGCAAAGCTCGTTGCTGCCTCTGAGCCGGGCGTCGACAAGGGCAAGATCCAGAAGGAAATCAAGGAACTGCAGAACCAGCTCGTCAGCATCGCGAAGTCCGCTTCGTTCTCGGGCGAAAACTGGGTCTACAACGACAACAACAATGCTGCCGGCACCAAGTCGATCGTCGGTTCGTTCAACCGCGACGCTAGCGGCAATGTCAGCCTGACCACGCTGCAGTTCGATACGACCAAGAGCTCGCTCATCGAAGTCGACTCGGCCGGTGCCTACGTCACCAATGGTTCGGGCCTGCTTTCGAGTGACCTCGAATACACCGACACGGATGGCACGACGACGGTCACCTTGAGCTACAACCTGCTCGAGATGGACATCAGCAGCATGACCACTGGTGACCTGGCCGAGGCCATCTCCGGTGTCGATGCCGCCCTGCAGACGATGACCGATGCAGCCTCCGATCTCGGTGCGCTCAATAGCCGCGTCGACATGCAGAAGGACTTCGTGGCCGATCTGATGGACTCGATCGAGAAGGGTGTCGGCAAGCTCGTCGATGCCGACATGAACGAGGAATCGACACGCCTCAAGGCCCTGCAGACGCAGCAGCAGCTCGGCATCCAGTCGCTGTCGATCGCCAACAGCAACTCGCAGAACATCCTGTCGCTGTTCCGCTAA
- a CDS encoding transglycosylase SLT domain-containing protein: MTDWMMRRLTLSAIVLATSTCSAWASAGVCEREIVSAASKYGIPTGILYSVGLTETGRKGSLQPYAMNIEGQAYFGTSVQDVLARFGTARAQGAKLIDLGCMQINYYFHGENFRSPEEMLDPRKNVEYAARFLSNLRAKHESWTMAVARYHAGPNNDPAQKKYVCRVIANLVATGYGKWTPNATQFCQ; the protein is encoded by the coding sequence ATGACGGACTGGATGATGCGCCGGTTGACGCTGAGCGCAATCGTGCTGGCTACGTCTACATGTAGCGCTTGGGCAAGCGCCGGGGTCTGCGAACGCGAGATAGTTTCAGCCGCCTCGAAATACGGCATTCCGACGGGAATTCTCTATTCCGTCGGCTTGACCGAGACCGGCCGCAAGGGATCCCTCCAGCCTTACGCGATGAACATCGAGGGCCAGGCCTATTTCGGCACCAGCGTGCAAGACGTTTTGGCACGCTTCGGTACGGCCCGCGCGCAAGGGGCCAAGCTGATCGATCTCGGCTGCATGCAGATCAACTACTACTTCCACGGCGAGAATTTCCGTTCGCCGGAGGAAATGCTTGATCCGCGCAAGAATGTCGAATATGCCGCCCGCTTCCTCTCCAATCTGCGCGCCAAGCACGAGAGCTGGACGATGGCTGTCGCGCGTTATCATGCCGGTCCAAATAACGATCCGGCGCAGAAGAAATACGTTTGCCGGGTGATCGCGAATCTCGTCGCGACCGGCTACGGCAAGTGGACGCCGAACGCCACGCAGTTCTGTCAATAA
- a CDS encoding flagellin: MTSIMTNAAAMAALQTLRSINSNMAEVQNRISSGYRVQTAGDNAAYWSIATTMRSDNAALSTVQDALGLGAAKVDTAYAAMETSIDVISEIKAKLVAAREPGVDKLKIDKEITELKNQLLSAAQSASFSGENWLYNSNTAAVGTKSIVASFNRSGNGNVSVTTLDFDTAQSMLIDSADATRGLLTNSYDADQLQATPSGTARLFHLIVAPPATPVAGSTEIKLTAATTSAQLDDMIRVVDKMLSKLTDSASTLGAITTRIDMQESFVANLMDVIDKGVGRLVDADMNEESTRLKALQTQQQLGIQALSIANTNSENILRLFQQ, encoded by the coding sequence ATGACCAGCATCATGACCAATGCCGCCGCGATGGCGGCGCTCCAGACATTGCGCTCGATCAACAGCAACATGGCCGAGGTGCAGAACCGGATTTCGTCCGGCTACCGCGTCCAGACCGCCGGCGACAACGCGGCCTACTGGTCGATCGCAACGACCATGCGGTCCGACAACGCGGCGCTTTCCACCGTCCAGGACGCACTTGGCCTTGGCGCCGCCAAGGTCGATACGGCCTATGCCGCGATGGAGACGTCGATCGACGTGATCAGCGAGATCAAGGCGAAGCTCGTTGCCGCGCGCGAGCCGGGCGTCGACAAGCTGAAAATTGACAAGGAAATCACCGAGCTCAAGAATCAGCTGCTTTCCGCAGCGCAGTCCGCGTCTTTCTCCGGCGAGAACTGGCTTTACAATTCCAACACCGCGGCGGTCGGGACCAAGTCGATCGTCGCGTCCTTCAACCGCAGCGGTAACGGCAATGTTTCCGTGACGACGCTCGACTTCGACACGGCTCAGTCGATGCTGATCGATTCGGCCGATGCCACGCGTGGGCTGCTGACCAACAGCTATGACGCTGATCAGTTGCAGGCGACGCCATCGGGCACGGCGCGCCTGTTTCACCTCATCGTCGCGCCCCCGGCCACGCCTGTCGCCGGCAGCACCGAGATCAAGCTCACCGCTGCGACGACGAGCGCGCAGCTGGACGACATGATCCGCGTTGTCGACAAAATGTTGAGCAAGCTCACCGATTCCGCCTCAACGCTCGGAGCGATCACCACCCGCATCGACATGCAGGAAAGCTTTGTCGCGAACCTGATGGACGTGATCGACAAAGGCGTCGGACGTCTCGTCGATGCGGACATGAACGAGGAATCGACGCGGCTCAAGGCTCTGCAGACGCAGCAGCAACTCGGCATCCAGGCCCTTTCGATCGCCAACACCAACTCCGAGAACATCCTGCGCCTCTTCCAGCAGTGA
- a CDS encoding glycosyl transferase, which yields MSIESGLERQDADRCPPYATEPHLNAHALFTTASRQYQKGQYTEALNQLNHLMNISREAKTFVLLAKVLLKLGFKTDAARAYQLAGEEKGSRSEHYLTEAMKLHFACGNEDEALSIGLPLLEKAKTDPDIAFIIASIFLKRDQKEILGLFKAPLSTSANIQHQSLAFKLLTADIDDAQDRDAVVNLFRKNPKSTVLRAAYLVFAREANDYVEIEKYYPDVQKALDAGKYQILAAESPYYHVTWCGDEKLNRWAGARSQPFASAITEARRNMPHQWAKKIRIGYLSADFWDQHATMKLLQAVLELHDPERFEVTLFCHTKESNLARDRGNRGNWGRIVRINDMSDEEAAAVIRSEGIDILVDLKGHTLDNRLKILNHQAAPVQVSWLGFPGTATNIDVDYVIGDPYVLPEGSQDHYYEKFCRLPETYQPNDPYHRPRAYGIARKDLGLPDDAFVFASFNASRKISLQTINLWIEILRRTPDSVLWLMCKRDAQANILRKFQSGGIASKRIILCSKTAYTEHINRLPAADLGLDTYPYNGHTTTSEQLWAGLPVLTFKGTNFASRVSESLLNAIGLPELVTAGAEAYVAEAVALYENREKIAEYRKTLEENRFRMPLFDAERFCRHLERGYEMMVDRAKQKLPPDHIDVPALPPREGSFER from the coding sequence ATGTCGATCGAATCAGGACTGGAGCGGCAGGACGCCGACCGCTGTCCGCCCTATGCGACGGAGCCGCACTTGAACGCGCATGCCCTCTTCACGACCGCCTCCCGGCAATATCAGAAAGGCCAGTACACCGAGGCGCTCAACCAGCTTAACCACCTGATGAACATCAGCCGGGAGGCCAAGACATTCGTCCTCCTGGCGAAGGTCCTCTTGAAACTTGGCTTCAAGACCGATGCGGCGCGCGCCTATCAATTGGCCGGAGAGGAGAAGGGTTCGCGTTCGGAACATTATTTGACCGAAGCGATGAAGCTGCACTTTGCGTGCGGCAACGAGGACGAGGCGCTCAGCATCGGTCTTCCCCTTCTCGAAAAGGCGAAGACCGACCCGGACATCGCATTCATCATCGCATCCATCTTCTTGAAGCGGGACCAGAAGGAAATTCTCGGCCTGTTCAAGGCGCCGCTTTCCACCAGCGCAAATATCCAGCACCAGTCTCTCGCCTTCAAGCTTCTGACGGCCGATATCGACGATGCGCAGGATCGCGATGCAGTCGTCAATCTCTTCCGGAAAAATCCGAAGAGCACGGTGTTGCGGGCGGCCTATCTCGTCTTCGCCCGCGAGGCTAACGACTACGTAGAGATCGAGAAGTACTATCCGGACGTCCAGAAAGCCCTGGATGCGGGGAAATACCAGATCCTAGCTGCCGAGTCCCCTTACTATCACGTTACGTGGTGCGGCGATGAAAAGCTTAACCGATGGGCCGGCGCAAGGAGCCAACCTTTTGCTTCCGCAATTACCGAGGCGCGACGCAACATGCCGCATCAATGGGCGAAGAAGATCCGCATCGGATATCTTTCGGCGGACTTCTGGGATCAGCATGCAACGATGAAGTTGCTTCAGGCAGTATTGGAACTACACGATCCGGAAAGATTCGAGGTCACGCTCTTTTGCCATACGAAGGAGAGCAACCTGGCCCGCGATCGCGGCAACCGCGGCAACTGGGGACGAATTGTCCGCATCAACGATATGTCCGATGAGGAGGCGGCGGCTGTCATCCGTTCAGAAGGCATCGATATCCTGGTCGACCTCAAGGGCCATACGCTCGACAACCGGCTGAAGATCCTTAACCATCAGGCTGCACCGGTTCAGGTTTCCTGGCTCGGCTTTCCCGGAACCGCGACAAACATCGATGTCGACTATGTTATCGGTGACCCGTATGTGCTGCCTGAGGGAAGCCAGGATCATTACTACGAAAAGTTCTGCCGACTGCCGGAAACCTATCAGCCGAACGATCCCTATCACCGCCCACGCGCGTACGGCATTGCGCGAAAGGACCTCGGCCTTCCGGACGACGCGTTCGTCTTTGCGTCGTTTAACGCCAGCAGAAAGATCTCTCTGCAGACGATCAATCTCTGGATCGAAATCCTTCGCCGAACACCGGACAGCGTTTTGTGGCTCATGTGCAAGAGGGACGCGCAGGCCAACATTCTGCGCAAGTTCCAGAGCGGCGGTATCGCTTCGAAACGCATCATCCTGTGCAGCAAGACGGCCTATACAGAGCATATCAACCGTCTGCCCGCGGCCGATCTCGGCCTCGACACCTATCCTTATAACGGCCACACGACCACGTCGGAACAGCTCTGGGCAGGCTTGCCGGTGCTGACCTTCAAGGGTACCAACTTCGCCTCGCGCGTAAGCGAAAGCCTGCTCAACGCGATCGGGCTTCCAGAACTCGTGACCGCCGGCGCCGAAGCCTATGTCGCCGAAGCGGTCGCACTCTATGAGAACCGCGAGAAAATCGCCGAATACAGGAAGACGCTCGAGGAGAACCGCTTCCGCATGCCGCTGTTCGACGCGGAGCGCTTCTGCCGACACCTGGAGCGCGGCTATGAGATGATGGTGGATCGCGCCAAGCAGAAGCTGCCACCGGATCACATCGATGTTCCCGCACTTCCGCCGCGCGAGGGTTCCTTCGAGCGATAG
- a CDS encoding MotB family protein encodes MSDESHHNGKNEIIIVKRPADGHGDHHGGSWKIAYADFMTAMMAFFLVMWLINAANEETKAAIASYFNPVQLTDQKPSEKGLKDPAKDAQGEQTQQRSKTDGEQAKTGGTAKKGDQLTATSGEETKYSDADFFENPYSVLSEIAKEVGQQANISVKGDGGAARSGPATGAEGGEAYRDPFDPDFWTKQVEIKDAGNTAVDDVAAATNPAQQGAAEQKPAANGTLPAKAEGQAAASVDASKTEAAAKDQQKEADALKAEIQKELGGNAGRLIEGLMVTPAEGGLLVTISEQTDAPMFAVGSAVPQKELVLAMAKIGRLLAARKGAVAIRGHTDGRPFKDGTYDNWRLSAARAQSAYYMLVRGGLTEDRVSQISGFADRRLQVPSDPYAPGNRRIEILLQSGQG; translated from the coding sequence ATGAGTGACGAAAGCCATCATAACGGCAAGAACGAAATCATCATAGTCAAGCGTCCCGCGGACGGCCATGGCGATCATCATGGCGGCTCGTGGAAGATTGCCTATGCCGACTTCATGACGGCGATGATGGCCTTCTTTCTGGTGATGTGGCTGATCAACGCCGCGAACGAAGAGACGAAGGCTGCCATCGCATCCTATTTCAATCCGGTGCAACTCACCGATCAGAAGCCCTCGGAGAAGGGGCTCAAGGATCCCGCCAAGGACGCCCAGGGCGAGCAGACGCAGCAGCGGTCGAAGACCGACGGCGAGCAAGCGAAAACCGGCGGTACCGCCAAAAAAGGCGATCAGCTGACCGCGACCTCCGGCGAGGAAACGAAGTATTCCGACGCCGATTTCTTCGAGAATCCCTATTCGGTCCTTTCGGAGATCGCCAAGGAAGTCGGCCAGCAGGCCAATATCAGTGTCAAGGGCGATGGTGGCGCCGCGCGGTCAGGTCCGGCGACGGGTGCCGAGGGCGGCGAGGCCTACCGCGATCCCTTCGATCCGGACTTCTGGACCAAGCAGGTCGAGATCAAGGACGCCGGCAATACCGCGGTAGACGACGTGGCGGCCGCGACTAACCCTGCGCAGCAGGGAGCGGCCGAACAAAAGCCGGCCGCCAACGGCACGCTGCCGGCCAAGGCCGAAGGCCAAGCGGCGGCGAGCGTGGACGCGTCCAAGACGGAGGCCGCCGCAAAAGATCAGCAGAAAGAGGCAGACGCGCTCAAAGCCGAAATCCAGAAGGAACTCGGCGGAAATGCCGGGCGCCTCATCGAGGGGCTGATGGTAACCCCAGCCGAGGGCGGCCTTCTGGTGACCATCAGCGAGCAGACGGATGCGCCGATGTTCGCGGTCGGCTCCGCCGTGCCGCAGAAGGAACTCGTGCTCGCCATGGCAAAAATCGGCCGGCTGCTTGCAGCGCGCAAGGGTGCCGTCGCTATCCGCGGCCACACGGACGGACGGCCGTTCAAGGACGGAACCTATGACAACTGGCGCCTCTCGGCGGCGCGCGCGCAGAGCGCCTACTACATGCTCGTCCGCGGCGGCCTGACGGAGGACCGTGTCAGCCAGATCAGTGGCTTCGCGGATCGCCGCCTCCAGGTTCCGAGCGATCCCTACGCGCCCGGCAACCGGCGCATCGAAATCCTGTTGCAGTCGGGACAGGGTTGA
- a CDS encoding flagellin, translated as MTSIMTNTAAMTALATLRSINSSMETTQDRVSSGYRVGAAQDNAAYWSIATTMRSDNKALSTVQDALGLGAAKTDVAYTAMESSIDVVDEIKAKLVAASEPGVDKGKIQKEITELQNQLISIAKSASFSGENWVYNDPNNAAGTKSIVGSFNRDANGNVSLTTLQFDTTKSSLIEVDASGDYVTNGSGLLSSDLEYTDTDGTTTVTLSYNLLEMDITSMTVGDLAEAISGVDAALLTMTDAASDLGALNSRVTMQNDFVADLMDSIEKGVGRLVDADMNEESTRLKALQTQQQLGIQSLSIANTNSQNILSLFR; from the coding sequence ATGACAAGCATCATGACGAACACCGCCGCAATGACGGCGCTCGCAACCCTGCGCTCGATCAATTCCTCGATGGAAACGACTCAGGACCGGGTCTCCTCCGGCTACCGCGTCGGTGCCGCGCAGGACAACGCCGCTTACTGGTCGATCGCGACCACGATGCGTTCGGACAACAAGGCGCTTTCGACCGTTCAGGATGCCCTCGGCCTCGGCGCCGCCAAGACCGACGTCGCCTACACCGCGATGGAATCCTCGATCGACGTCGTCGACGAAATCAAGGCGAAGCTCGTTGCTGCCTCTGAGCCGGGCGTCGACAAGGGCAAGATCCAGAAGGAAATCACCGAGCTTCAGAACCAGCTGATCAGCATCGCGAAGTCCGCTTCGTTCTCCGGCGAAAACTGGGTCTACAACGACCCGAACAATGCCGCCGGCACCAAGTCGATCGTCGGCTCGTTCAACCGCGATGCCAATGGCAATGTCAGCCTGACCACGCTGCAGTTCGACACGACCAAGAGCTCGCTCATCGAAGTCGATGCGTCTGGCGATTATGTCACCAACGGCTCTGGCCTGCTCTCGAGCGACCTCGAATACACCGACACGGACGGCACGACGACGGTCACCTTGAGCTACAACCTGCTCGAGATGGACATCACCAGCATGACTGTTGGCGATCTGGCGGAAGCCATCTCCGGCGTCGACGCAGCGCTGCTGACCATGACCGATGCCGCTTCGGACCTCGGCGCACTCAACAGCCGCGTCACCATGCAGAACGACTTCGTTGCCGATCTGATGGACTCGATCGAGAAGGGTGTCGGGCGCCTGGTCGATGCCGACATGAACGAGGAATCGACGCGCCTCAAGGCCCTGCAGACGCAACAGCAGCTCGGCATCCAGTCGCTCTCGATCGCCAACACCAACTCGCAGAACATCCTGTCGCTGTTCCGTTAA
- the rem gene encoding transcriptional activator Rem — protein MIVVVDDRELVKDGYTSLFGREGIPSTGFDPREFGEWVNTAADSDIDAVEAFLIGQGDSAFSLPRAIRDRSMAPVIAMSDTPSLENTLALFDCGVDDVVRKPVHPREILARVAAIRRRLKAITNYTDIGPIRVFADGRDPEINGEVFALPRRERRILEYLVANRGRRVSKSQIFNAIYGIFDEDVEENVVESHISKLRKKLRKKLGFDPIDSKRFLGYCIDWN, from the coding sequence ATGATCGTGGTGGTTGATGATAGAGAGCTCGTAAAGGATGGCTACACGTCCTTGTTCGGGCGCGAAGGTATTCCCTCGACGGGGTTTGATCCGAGGGAATTCGGCGAGTGGGTAAACACGGCTGCGGACTCGGATATCGACGCGGTCGAAGCGTTTCTGATCGGGCAGGGCGACAGCGCATTCAGCCTGCCGCGCGCGATCCGTGACCGCTCCATGGCACCGGTCATCGCGATGAGCGACACACCTTCGCTCGAAAACACCCTGGCGCTGTTCGACTGCGGGGTCGACGACGTCGTGCGCAAGCCGGTGCACCCGCGCGAGATCCTCGCTCGGGTTGCCGCGATCCGCCGGCGCCTCAAGGCCATCACCAACTACACCGATATCGGCCCGATCCGCGTTTTCGCCGACGGCCGCGATCCGGAAATCAACGGCGAGGTCTTCGCCCTGCCGCGGCGCGAGCGGCGCATTCTCGAATACTTGGTCGCGAACCGCGGCCGCCGCGTGTCGAAGTCGCAGATCTTCAACGCGATCTACGGCATCTTCGACGAGGACGTCGAGGAGAACGTCGTCGAAAGCCACATCAGCAAACTGCGCAAGAAGCTGCGCAAGAAGCTCGGTTTCGACCCGATCGATTCCAAGCGTTTCCTTGGCTACTGCATCGACTGGAATTGA
- the motC gene encoding chemotaxis protein MotC: MLKRLHAILLTSVLAFPLAVGLARAREAEELAPFKMIRSLQYVQDSVVLGDHSAIEMQRFMLGAIDKRLRVVEQSAFRDPRNVDAALVYVMSGGNPDTLDYLADRDIEGNFDSRITDALRQYLSGKGALTVETLSKAAPEYKNARIGPYLFLILGNATSQQNPLAAMKYYDWARLTAPGTIIEEAALRRSVFLALKANEPDKGFRYALSYARRYLTSPYASQFADVFVELAVAHFDEAAEQKISEILAFMDQPRQREVYLRVARRAAIGGNQALARLASQRAEGLADGGASQSQVLASFYEGLAAVPSADVFAATETINAIPDEKLSPRDRALRDAAKTVADAVVQLPQDESFTQASAPTQDGIAAVEGQLVPEETGSGMSPFGEAAEAPGQPRDGGQTSVGAAPSADPAFEGFVTNGRSKIAEIDALLKEEGL, translated from the coding sequence ATGCTGAAGCGGCTGCACGCCATCCTCCTGACGTCGGTTCTGGCCTTCCCGCTTGCCGTCGGGCTTGCCCGGGCGCGAGAGGCTGAAGAGCTCGCGCCCTTCAAGATGATAAGGTCGCTGCAATATGTTCAGGATTCGGTCGTGCTCGGCGATCATTCCGCAATCGAGATGCAGCGCTTCATGCTGGGCGCGATCGACAAGCGGCTGAGGGTCGTCGAGCAATCGGCCTTCCGCGATCCGCGCAACGTCGACGCGGCGCTGGTCTATGTCATGAGCGGCGGTAACCCTGACACACTCGACTATCTGGCCGACCGCGATATCGAAGGCAATTTCGATAGCCGGATAACGGACGCGCTGCGGCAATATCTGAGCGGCAAGGGCGCGCTCACCGTCGAGACGCTTTCGAAGGCGGCGCCGGAATACAAGAACGCCCGCATCGGCCCCTATCTTTTTCTGATCCTCGGCAACGCGACCTCGCAGCAGAACCCCCTGGCTGCGATGAAATACTATGACTGGGCCCGTCTGACTGCGCCGGGCACGATCATCGAGGAGGCGGCGCTGCGCCGTTCCGTCTTTCTTGCACTGAAGGCGAACGAACCCGACAAAGGGTTTCGTTACGCTTTAAGTTATGCGCGCCGCTACCTGACGTCGCCTTACGCAAGTCAGTTCGCGGACGTGTTCGTCGAACTCGCGGTTGCACATTTCGACGAAGCCGCCGAGCAGAAGATCTCCGAAATCCTGGCCTTCATGGATCAACCGCGCCAGCGCGAGGTCTATCTTCGCGTCGCCCGGCGTGCGGCGATCGGCGGCAACCAGGCGCTCGCGCGGCTTGCCTCGCAGCGGGCCGAAGGTCTCGCCGACGGAGGCGCTTCGCAGTCGCAGGTACTCGCGAGCTTCTACGAGGGGCTCGCCGCAGTGCCCTCTGCGGACGTGTTCGCCGCCACCGAGACCATCAATGCAATCCCTGATGAAAAGCTGTCTCCGCGCGACCGTGCGCTCCGCGATGCGGCCAAGACGGTTGCGGACGCGGTGGTGCAACTGCCGCAGGATGAAAGCTTCACACAAGCGTCAGCGCCTACACAAGACGGAATCGCCGCGGTAGAGGGCCAGCTTGTGCCCGAGGAGACGGGAAGCGGGATGAGCCCGTTCGGCGAGGCGGCTGAGGCACCGGGTCAGCCGAGGGACGGTGGCCAGACCAGCGTCGGAGCGGCCCCATCTGCGGATCCGGCGTTTGAAGGGTTCGTCACCAACGGTCGCTCGAAGATCGCTGAGATCGATGCGCTCCTGAAGGAGGAAGGACTATGA